From one Microlunatus sp. Gsoil 973 genomic stretch:
- a CDS encoding COG4280 domain-containing protein: MTSYALFAAVFLACLVEAVEATTIVVAAGASRNWRSALTGTVAAVVVLAVIVAAAGPAIMMLPLAVLRVVIGGLLLVFGLQWLRKAVLRAAGVKALHDEDAIYRREVAAASAAASTRRAGVSDWYAFTLSFKGVLLEGLEVVFIVLTFATNQGNLPVAVVAAAAAVLVVVTMGVIVRGPLARVPENALKFVVGVMLTSFGLFWGAQGVGADWPGSDGALLIIAPGVLVFCLLMTLAFRRRHAAAVVTSTPATGQPTTTRSVVETSTASTATATATRTEPGRLARFGLFWYDFVIGDDWQIAAGVAIALIITGLAAGWTAAWLIPVVVVAFLIPYGTARAARS; encoded by the coding sequence ATGACTTCGTACGCCCTGTTCGCGGCGGTATTCCTTGCCTGCCTGGTCGAGGCTGTCGAGGCGACCACGATCGTCGTTGCGGCCGGCGCCAGCCGCAACTGGCGATCCGCCCTGACCGGCACTGTCGCGGCCGTGGTCGTGCTCGCGGTGATCGTCGCCGCCGCCGGTCCGGCGATCATGATGTTGCCGCTCGCGGTCCTGCGGGTGGTGATCGGCGGCCTGCTGTTGGTCTTCGGGCTGCAGTGGCTCCGCAAGGCGGTACTCCGGGCCGCCGGGGTCAAGGCGCTGCACGACGAGGACGCGATCTACCGGCGGGAGGTCGCCGCCGCATCCGCGGCCGCATCAACCCGCAGGGCCGGCGTCTCCGACTGGTACGCCTTCACGCTGTCGTTCAAGGGCGTCCTGTTGGAGGGTCTCGAGGTCGTCTTCATCGTGCTGACCTTCGCCACCAACCAGGGCAATCTCCCGGTCGCGGTCGTCGCCGCCGCGGCCGCGGTGTTGGTCGTGGTGACGATGGGAGTGATCGTTCGCGGTCCGCTGGCCCGGGTCCCTGAGAACGCGCTCAAGTTCGTCGTCGGCGTGATGCTCACCTCCTTCGGACTCTTCTGGGGCGCCCAGGGGGTCGGCGCCGACTGGCCGGGATCGGATGGGGCGCTGTTGATCATCGCTCCCGGTGTACTGGTCTTCTGCCTGCTGATGACCCTGGCCTTCCGGCGCCGACACGCCGCGGCTGTCGTGACCAGCACACCGGCCACTGGGCAGCCGACCACCACCAGGTCAGTCGTCGAGACGTCCACCGCGTCCACCGCGACCGCCACGGCGACCCGGACCGAACCCGGCCGGCTCGCCCGCTTCGGGCTGTTCTGGTACGACTTCGTGATCGGCGACGACTGGCAGATCGCCGCCGGCGTCGCCATCGCGTTGATCATCACCGGACTGGCAGCGGGTTGGACCGCAGCGTGGCTGATCCCGGTCGTC